From a region of the Dictyostelium discoideum AX4 chromosome 2 chromosome, whole genome shotgun sequence genome:
- a CDS encoding hypothetical protein (Group-specific antigen) yields the protein MIKEEDEQLIKKEVKSISIEDDLYDEDSYCLDCGQFKTHYSRHCSSIHQQVNVNKVIMDHCKRYPRESFRARDAEWDRTRKIVEKQLRQELRCTDNRESINRTASIKRRLEKFKYVASSIPILKN from the exons ATGATAAAGGAAGAAGAtgaacaattaattaaaaaagaagttAAATCTATTTCAATTGAAGATGATCTTTATGATGAAGATAGTTATTGTTTGGATTGTGGGCAATTTAAAACACACTACTCCAGACATTGTAGTAGTATTCATCAACAAGTTAATGTTAATAAAGTTATAATGGATCACTGTAAACGTTATCCCAGAGAATCATTTAGAg cgAGAGATGCCGAATGGGATAGAACAAGAAAGATAGTAGAAAAGCAACTACGTCAAGAACTAAGATGCACTGATAACCGAGAGTCAATCAATAGGACCGCATCAATAAAAAGAAGACTCGAAAAATTCA AATATGTCGCTAGTTCGATTCctattttaaagaattaa